The segment CTCATGCCAACTTTTGGTTTGTACGCCGCGATCATGGCACTTGTTGGGCAAAACAACGGTGCTGGAAAGATCTCACGCGTTCGCGAAACGATGTGGTTCTGCAACTGGGTCGGCGTAACGGTCAACCTCGTCATGGCCGGTTTGATGTTTCTGTTCTCGCGGGAGCTAATGGGAATTTTCACCGATGATCAGGAAGTCATTGAGTATGGAGTCACCTGCTTAAATGTTATCGCGCCGATTCACTGGTCCTACATTTTGACCGCGACGCACATTGCGATGCTGCAGGCATTGAAGCGTCCTTCCTATGGATTCTTTGAGGCGATCGCTCGAAAAATCATTATCCCCTTGCCGATTCTGTGGGTTTTGGTTGTGTGGCTGGGGAAAGACATTGAGTGGATCTGGTACTGCAACGCCGCCATTAATGTTCTGATGACGGCAGTGACAGTGCTCTATGCCAGAAAAGTTTTGAACGAACTATCCGCTTGATTGCTCGGGAGAGGCGACTTCGATTTCGAAGGAAAATGCTTCTCGGTATTCTACGATCAGCGACGCTATTCCGGCGTTGAATTTCCTCGTCCATCCTGCCTTGATCGCGCTAACCAATAGGTAGATAGTCAAACAGGCTTACCCCGCACCCACGCAGATGCCGGGAGGCGAAAATTGTTGTGCCCAATCGCAGGTTCAACAGCCGTGCTGCGGCGAGGGTTGCGAGTCGCGAGGTCTTGCGTGCTCAGCAGGAAGAACTAAGCGGCGCGTCATGTTGCCAAAATATGCAGAACAACGTTGCTGCGGTCCAGTAGCGACTTTAGTTCAAGAACCAAATCGCTCGTCTACGCTTCCACTTTCTCGGTGCAATCAACGGTTGGTTTCGAGCAGATCCCGCAAACAGAATCTCCGTCTTCGTTCGTCATGTTCGCGATTCCTCCACAGGAACCGGTCACCGGTTTGTTGTTGAAAATCGCTCCTACGGCCATGCCGAGGACCATCAAGCAAAACACCAGAAACGTCGCCAGGAAGACCGGCAAGATTGAACTGGTTTTTGTTGAAGTCGCCGCGAGGTTGGGTTCATTGATCCCGGAGCCTTCGCCATCGTTTTTGTTTGCATCTCTATCGGCATTCGTTTCGAGAACGGTCGCTGGAAAATCTGCGGAGGCTACCGTGATGTACGGCAGTCCGTCTTCGGAGTCACTTCGTTCCACCGTCAGCAACGGATATCCGAGCTGTTCACACAACGCAGTCCCTTTCTCTCGCCCCATCACCATCACCGCGGTCGCCATTGCGTCGGCGGTCATGCAATCGTCTGCGATCACGGATGCAATTGCCATGTCGTGATCGACAGGCTCACAAGTCTTCGGGTCAATTGTGTGCGAATAACGTTTTCCGGCAACGTCATAGAAATTTCGATAGTCGCCAGACGTCGCGACAGCCTTGTTGGAAAGTTTGACCATTCGATGCACACGATCTGGGGTTCGTTCTGCCGAATTTGAATTCTCCGGTTTCTCAACGGCGACATTCCAGGGGCCGCCTGAAGCGCGTTCGCCACGAGTCAAAACTTCACCACCGACGACGACCATGAAATTCTCGTAGCCCAGTTCCTCCAGCGACTGCCCCACGCGATCCACGGCGTATCCTTTCGCAATCGCCGAAAGGTCGAGCTGAACTTTGGGGTTAAGTTTTCGGATGGCAGGAGGTTCTGAGCGGACTTCGACTTTCTCGAAACCAACGACAGACTTGATCTCGTCAATTTCATTTTCGCCAGGAAGCACAGGGTCTTCGTCTTTTCCGGGGCCAAAATTCCAGGCATTCACGGCAGGCCCGATCGTGGGGTCAAACGCTCCGTCAGTCGACTCGCAGATTTCCAACGCTCGCGAAACCACGGTCGCCGTTTCCGGATCAACGGACTGCCAGTCGGTAGACGTAGAACGGTTGAACTTTGAGATGTCGGATTGCTCAATGTAGGTCGACATCAGTTCATTGACTCGTTGCAACGAACTGTTAACGCCCGTTTGGATTGCCTTAAGTTGTTGAGGCTGATCGTCGTTGGTCACCACGAGAACGCGAAAGGGGATAGGACCCATCGTCCGACCGCTGACTTCGACTGATTGTTGGGCCGTGCACGCGGTTGTGGCGAAGTGCGTTGTCAATAGTGTGGCAGCGACAATTTTGAAAACTGATTTTGTTTGGAACATTGATCTATCGTTTCGAGTTGGCGGAAGCTTCATCATCGATGTCGGCGAGTGGATGATTAACCCTTTCAATCGTCGCATCCGGATGATTCATCGCATATCGTCAAAGTTTACGGCGTCTGCAGTCTTTCGCGCCGCATGCCGAAAATGATAGCATCACCCTGGAAGTATCAGATACCCCGCGAGCACCTCATGAGCGAAGATTTGGACAAACCTGTCGAGAACGAATTGTCGGACCTGAAAAAGGCTCGCAAGGCTCGAACCGAATCTGCGTTGCAATCGCCGCTGGAGACGTATCTGCGGGAGATCAACGAAACTCGCCTGCTGACCGCCGACGAGGAAAAAGAACTCGCACGAGCGATCGCCAAAGGTGACGTCCAGGCTCGCGACCGAATGGTTCGTGCCAACTTGCGACTGGTGGTGAACATCGCCCGTGGTTACACCAGCAAAGGTTTGGGTTTGCAGGACCTTATCGAAGAAGGCAACCTGGGCTTGCTGCGGGCCGTTGAAGGCTTCGATCCGGATGTCGGAACACGTTTCAGCACCTACGCGAGCTACTGGATCAAACAGTCGATCAAGCGAGCGTTGATTAACTCGGCAAAAACGATCCGCATCCCGGCCTACATGGTGGAGCTGCTTTCCAAGTGGCGTCGCGCGAGTGCTCGATTGACCGAAGAGCTACGTCGCAATCCTACACCGGAAGAGATCGCACGATTGCTGGGGCTGCCGAAACGCAAGCTGCCGATCATCAAGAAAGCAATCCAGATCTACAACGCGACGCCACAGACGGACCAGGCGGATTCGGGGTGGTCGCTTGGTGAGATGGTGATGGACGATCGCGTGCGTTCCCCGGAAGAAGAGCTGATCGAAAGCGACGTCATGAAGCACATCAAGGTCATGATGGGCGATCTTGACGAGCGAGCAGCAGCGGTGCTGAGAATGCGTTTCGGCCTTGAAGGATTGGAGCCTCATACGCTCAAGGAGATCGGTGAGAAGCTGGGTTTGACTCGGGAACGCGTCCGCCAGATCGAGACCGAAACGCTCAAGCGATTGGGCGATGGATTGCGAGATCCTTACGACATGGAAATCTCGCTGCCGTTCTAAATCTTCAATGTTCAGATTTGCAAAGGGCAGTTTCGCCGCTCCCTAAACGGAAAGCTACTCCCTGGTTTTGATGACCGCGCCCAGCAATTTGTCATAGCGGTTCTTCCAGCTGGCCCAGTCAGCGGAGTCATTGGCCATGCCACCGCTGAGCGTAATGTGGTCCATCTGTTCCAGGGCCTCGAAGATTTCTTGATCCCACTTCCGCATGTCCCAGTTCTCGACCGGGTTGTGCATGTCGTATCGCCCCCAATCAAGATAAACTCGGGTAGGTTGGTCGACGGATTCCATGCCGGTCAGGACTCCTTCTGAGCCAAACACCAACGGCGAATGAGTACCGATGGCGCCGAACAGGTCCGGGCTGTTGGCAAGAGCGCCAAAAGCTGCTCCACCGGTGAATCCAAATCCAACGATCGAACGAAAATCACGCTCGGCAATCGTGCGAAACTCCGCGTCAATCAAGGCGACCAGCTTCTTCTCGACACCCGGTCCGGTGCGACCTTGCGGGATGACAAGGATCGCGGGTGGCACGTCGCCATTGGTGTTTGCGAAAATGTTGTCAGCCGATTCGATGAACTGGCTGTTCTCAAATCTCATGTGCGGCAAAACGTAAACGACGGGAAACCGTTTGTCTTTCTGTTGTTCGTAACCGTCTGGCAAATAAATGCTCAACGGCAACGGTTTGCCCTCGCCTTCAGCAGGAAGTTCCCGTTGCACGATCGTGCCATGAAGTTTCTCCGGCAGTGAACTCAAATAAGACGGCGGTTCCCAGTCCGACATTGCGAACCACGACATCACCAGCGGTTTCTCATTGCGAAGGCGAATTGCAAACTCCATTTCGCCAGCGTAAACCGAACTGGTGGCTGAACGTGGATTGAGCGAATCCGTCTGCGGTTTGAAGTTCACCAGAAAGAAGTAATTGGCTCGTTGGTCGGATTCCAACTTTACCGTGTAGTATTTCAAATCGCTATCGCCGGCCTTGATCATCTTCCGTTCCTGTCTGGCACCAAACACGTCACTCGCGAGAGCCACATCGTCTTCCTCTCCCCGATAAACGAAATGAACAATGCCCGATTCCACAATCGGAAACGAACTCTGTTTCGCCAGATACGCATCGATGATCGGAGTCGCCTCAGCGGCATTTTTGTCGGTGATTGACTTCAAAAAACCGGCGAAACCGTCGCTCATCGCCAACGAATTGCCATTGTTGCCTTCGGTCGCCACGTTGGCTTCGGGAACGATATCGACGCGAGCAATCTCACCAAGGCTACGGATGAAGATCGCATTGTCAGCAAACGAAGGCACAGTCCAAACGAGGTCTTCAAACACTTTCAGTTTGGCGACTTCGTCGTACTTCTCGGGCGTCGCCGTCGCCAAATGAACACTGCCTTCCTTGGTGCAGATCGCAATGTGATCGTCGATTGCGATCAGAAATCCGTCTCCGGGTTTGCGACTCTTCCAATGCGGTTTTCCGGTCGCCGGATCGACACACGTCAAAATGCGAGTCGAAAAAGCAAACAGGTTTTCGTTGCACAGCGTTGGAATGTTGTAGGTATTCTTGATCGAACGCTGTTGCCACGTTTCGGAAGCTGCGATTTTCTGATCGTCGACCGGTCGCAGATTGATGGCTTTGGAGAATCCGTCGTCGATGGTGATCACCACATTGCCATCGTCCGTCGCGACTGGCATCACGGCGCTGCCGTTCCCGCCACCGTGTTCAAACTCAAATACGATTTGCCCGGATTCAGCATTCACGCCTGTTAGCTTTTTGGCGCCCGAGGCCAACAATACTGGAACGCCGTCAATTTCGACCAGAGTCGGAATCTGTGAATTGATCACATCGTCCCCACAGGCCCATTTTTCGTCTCCGGTCTTTGGGTCCATGGAAACCAGAAGTTTATCTTTCGCCCCGGCCATCAAAATCAGATTGCCGGCTGCGATCAACGGTGACGTGGCGAAACCGTACATCGGTTGTTTGACTTTGAAGTCCTCCGCGAGCGATTTTTCCCAAATCAGCTCACCGGTTTTGGTGTTCAGGCAAACGAATCTTCCCTGGCACGAGAGTCCATACACCATTCCGTCGTGAACCATCGGTGTGGAGATCGGCCCGTCGAAGGATCCGTTTTCGCCTTTGAATTTTTCGCCTAAAACGAACTCCCAGTTTGTGTCTCC is part of the Mariniblastus fucicola genome and harbors:
- a CDS encoding outer membrane protein assembly factor BamB family protein translates to MSRTLKFALPILFALLSFSPFGSNLRAQDWPALRGSKGDGIGSTDGKLSGLKPSLKIAWKKKLGSGYSSVSVAGDQAFTMYTSGDQDKLGCFDIKTGDTNWEFVLGEKFKGENGSFDGPISTPMVHDGMVYGLSCQGRFVCLNTKTGELIWEKSLAEDFKVKQPMYGFATSPLIAAGNLILMAGAKDKLLVSMDPKTGDEKWACGDDVINSQIPTLVEIDGVPVLLASGAKKLTGVNAESGQIVFEFEHGGGNGSAVMPVATDDGNVVITIDDGFSKAINLRPVDDQKIAASETWQQRSIKNTYNIPTLCNENLFAFSTRILTCVDPATGKPHWKSRKPGDGFLIAIDDHIAICTKEGSVHLATATPEKYDEVAKLKVFEDLVWTVPSFADNAIFIRSLGEIARVDIVPEANVATEGNNGNSLAMSDGFAGFLKSITDKNAAEATPIIDAYLAKQSSFPIVESGIVHFVYRGEEDDVALASDVFGARQERKMIKAGDSDLKYYTVKLESDQRANYFFLVNFKPQTDSLNPRSATSSVYAGEMEFAIRLRNEKPLVMSWFAMSDWEPPSYLSSLPEKLHGTIVQRELPAEGEGKPLPLSIYLPDGYEQQKDKRFPVVYVLPHMRFENSQFIESADNIFANTNGDVPPAILVIPQGRTGPGVEKKLVALIDAEFRTIAERDFRSIVGFGFTGGAAFGALANSPDLFGAIGTHSPLVFGSEGVLTGMESVDQPTRVYLDWGRYDMHNPVENWDMRKWDQEIFEALEQMDHITLSGGMANDSADWASWKNRYDKLLGAVIKTRE
- a CDS encoding sigma-70 family RNA polymerase sigma factor; this translates as MSEDLDKPVENELSDLKKARKARTESALQSPLETYLREINETRLLTADEEKELARAIAKGDVQARDRMVRANLRLVVNIARGYTSKGLGLQDLIEEGNLGLLRAVEGFDPDVGTRFSTYASYWIKQSIKRALINSAKTIRIPAYMVELLSKWRRASARLTEELRRNPTPEEIARLLGLPKRKLPIIKKAIQIYNATPQTDQADSGWSLGEMVMDDRVRSPEEELIESDVMKHIKVMMGDLDERAAAVLRMRFGLEGLEPHTLKEIGEKLGLTRERVRQIETETLKRLGDGLRDPYDMEISLPF
- a CDS encoding FAD:protein FMN transferase, which produces MFQTKSVFKIVAATLLTTHFATTACTAQQSVEVSGRTMGPIPFRVLVVTNDDQPQQLKAIQTGVNSSLQRVNELMSTYIEQSDISKFNRSTSTDWQSVDPETATVVSRALEICESTDGAFDPTIGPAVNAWNFGPGKDEDPVLPGENEIDEIKSVVGFEKVEVRSEPPAIRKLNPKVQLDLSAIAKGYAVDRVGQSLEELGYENFMVVVGGEVLTRGERASGGPWNVAVEKPENSNSAERTPDRVHRMVKLSNKAVATSGDYRNFYDVAGKRYSHTIDPKTCEPVDHDMAIASVIADDCMTADAMATAVMVMGREKGTALCEQLGYPLLTVERSDSEDGLPYITVASADFPATVLETNADRDANKNDGEGSGINEPNLAATSTKTSSILPVFLATFLVFCLMVLGMAVGAIFNNKPVTGSCGGIANMTNEDGDSVCGICSKPTVDCTEKVEA